TGTATCTGAACCTGGAGGAAACCAAATCGGGAACCGAACACCCGTTCTTCGTCACGTACAGCGACGAGGCGGAGGAGAACAGGTACGGATACTACTGTAGTAACTGTGGGTCGTTGAAAACGACGCGCGACGCCCAAGACCACATCGAGTGTACCGAGTGCGGGAACGTTCACACGCCGAAATCGGCCGAATCGTACGACGATTCGTATCTGTAGTCCTCCCGTTTTCCCCCTCGTCGGTAGCGATAAAACTGACGTGACTGCTCGTCGTAACGGTCGAGACACGAGTACGGGAGAGTGGAGGGAACAGGGTGAGGTTGCATATTCCAGTAGAATCTTTTCACGGCTCGCGGATGAACGCCAAAACATGGCAACCGAGTCCAACGAGAAGACGTATTCGTGTGAGTACTGCGACGACGAGTTCGAGGGGAAGGAGGACCTGCACGAACACATGAGAGAGACACACGACGAGACTCCGGACGAGAAGAGCGAGGAATCGGCGGCGGCCGGTACGGACGCGAGCGGGTCCACCGGTTCGATCACCGAGGAGAACAACGAGTCGCCGTCGGCCGCGGAACCGTCGGAGGCCGCGGGGCCGTCCGGTAACGAGGACGAGGTCGGCCCAGATTCGGACGACTAACCTCGATTCGGTCGATCAACGACGAAAGCGACACGTAACCCGTTATTTTTTGCGCCGGTTCGCTCGTCAGTCGCTCCGGAGCGACGACGTCTCCTCCTCCGAGTAGCCGAACAGACCCGTCTCGAAGTAGGCCAGTTCGAGGATGACGATGACGACGGTGATGGCCGCAACCGTGTAGAAGACGCCGCGCTGGGCGGTGAACAGGTGCCAGAGCATCATCGGGAGGAACAGCACCGCACCGATCAACCCGATTGCGGGCGGAATCGCGGACA
This window of the Haladaptatus sp. R4 genome carries:
- a CDS encoding C2H2-type zinc finger protein, with translation MATESNEKTYSCEYCDDEFEGKEDLHEHMRETHDETPDEKSEESAAAGTDASGSTGSITEENNESPSAAEPSEAAGPSGNEDEVGPDSDD
- a CDS encoding DUF5816 domain-containing protein produces the protein MTLENTERHDGTTTATTEDGETVYLNLEETKSGTEHPFFVTYSDEAEENRYGYYCSNCGSLKTTRDAQDHIECTECGNVHTPKSAESYDDSYL